GTCCTTCGCCTTGATGCCGAGGGGGACGAGGGCCGTCTCGACGTTCTCCTGGGCGGTGAGGGTGGGGATGAGGTTGAAGGACTGGAAGACGAAGCCGATGCTTTCGCTGCGGACCCTGGTGAGCCGTGCTTCGGGGAGCTTGGCCAGGTCGGTGCCGTCGAGGACGACTTCGCCGGAGGTGGGCCGGTCGAGGCCGCCGAGCATCTGGAGCAGGGTGGACTTGCCGCCGCCGGTCGGGCCCTGGATGACCAGCCGGTCGCCGTCGGCGATGGTGAGGTCGACACCGTCGAGGGCGTTGATGGTCTCCTTGCCCCGGGTGTATCGCTTGGTGACGTTTCTGAGTTCGTACATGGTGGGTGGCTCCTGAGTGGGGTTCGGGGTGGTGGGAGTTGCTGTCCGGCCGCGGGTGAGTGGGGGCTGGTCGCGCAGTTCCCCGCGCCCCTTGGGGCGTTTCAGCAACGCGTCCGCTACTCGACGCGCCTCAGGGCGTCCGCCGGGCGCAGTCGTGAGGCGCGCCAGCCGCCGAACGCTCCGGCGATCAGGCCGCCGGCCACCGCCAGGCCGACCGCCAGGGCGACCGTCGTAAGGCTCACCGGTGCGGTCAGGGCGACGTCGAGTGTCGAGGACGCCGTCTGGCGCATGGGGCCGCCCCCGAAGCCGCCGCCACCGGGACCGCCGCCCGTGCCACCGCCACCGCCGCCGCCCAGCTGTGCCTCCAGGGTCGGGCTGATCGCCGTGACCGCGTAGGCGCCGGCCAGTCCGACGGCGATGCCGAGCGCGCCGCCCAGCAGCCCGTTCACGATCGCCTCGCCGACCACCTGCCGGGTCACCCGGCCCGACTTCCAGCCCAGCGCCTTGAGCGTGCCGAACTCCCTCACCCGGCGGGAGACCGCCGAGGAGGTGAGCAGGCCGGCGACCAGGAACGCGGCCACGAGCACCGCGATCGACAGCCACTTGCCGACGCTCGTCGCGAGGGAGGAGGCCGTGGACAGGGAGCCGGACACCGTGTCCGCGAGGTCGGCGGAGGTCGTCACCGTCGTACCGGAGATGTTCTTCTGGATCGCCGACTTGACGGAGTCGATCCGCTGGGAGTCGGTCGCCTTGACGTAGATCGTGGTGACCTTGTTCTTGGCGTCGGCGAGCGTCTGCGCCTGCTTCAGCGGGATGTACAGGTTGGCGGCCGCGTCCCCGCTGTCCGGCGTGGCGATGCCGATGACCTTGAACTTGGTGCCCTTGACCGTGACGGTCGAGCCGACCTTGAGCTTCTTCTCCTTGGCGTACGAGGTGTCGGCGACGACGACCTTCGCGTTCGTCTCCGTCGACTTGAACGTACGACCGCTGGTGATCTTCGACGAGGTCAGCGGGCCGAGCGCCGGCTTGGTGACGTCGGCGCCGTAGACGGAGTAGTTGTTGACGTCGAAGTCGGCGCCGCCGCCGCGCACTTCGCCCTGCGGCTGCCCGGTGCCGCCGCCCCCGGGGCCGCCCTGCTGGCCGCCGCCGCTCTGGTCCTGCTGGAACTGGCCGCGGGTGAACTGCCCGCTGACCTTGATGACCTGGAGGCTCAGCCCGCCGACGGCGTCGGAGACCCCGCTCTGCGAGCCGACCTCGGTGACGGTCGAGCTCGACAGCGTCTGGAAGCCCTGGACCATGACGCGGTCCGTGGACTGCTCCTCGTCCTCGCCGTCGGCCTGCGCGTCGAACTGGAAGCGCGGGCGCTCCGAGGAGCTCGCCGCCGGTTCGGCGGCCTTGGTGACGGTCATGTCCGTGCCGAGGCCGTACAGCGACTCGAGGACCTTGTCCTGGGCCTTGCTCATGCCGGAGGACACGGAGTTGACCACGATGACCAGCGCGATGCCCAGCGCGAGTCCGGAGGCGACGACGAGGGCCGCCTTTCTGCGGCGGCGCAGCTCGCGCCTCAGGTAGGTGAAGAACATGGGCCGCAAGCTAAGGACGGCTCGTGATGAAGGGATAAGGCCGAAATAAGAGATGGATGAGAAGGCTGGGACCGGCCCCGGAAACACCGATGCCGCCCCTGGGGGCGGCATCGGTCAGCTGTGCACGAGCTGTGGGGCGGCGGTGCGCCCGGGTCCGGGTCCGGTCAGACGGCCGAACCGGCCTTCCACTGCGCCCAGTCCATGTTCCAGCCGTTGAGGCCGTTGTCCGGCGCGATCGTCTTGTCGCCGGTGTTCTTGACGACCACGACGTCACCGACGATGGAGTTGTTGAAGAACCAGTAGCCCGCGGTGCCCTTGTCGTTGGCGCCCTTGGTGTCGGACAGGCCCACGCAGCCGTGGCTGGTGTTCACGCTGCCGAAGATGGACTTGGCACCCCAGTAGTTGCCGTGGATGAAGGTGCCGGAGCTGGACAGGCGGATGGCGTGCGGCACGTCCTTGATGTCGTACTCGCCCTTGCCGTCGTCGTCCGTGAAGCCCACGGTCGCGCCGTTCATGCGCGTCTCCTTGAACTTCTCGGACATCACCATGACGCCCTGGTAGGTCTTGTTCTCCGGGGACCCGGCGGAGATCGGGATGGTCTTGACGGTCTTGCCGTCCTGCGTGACCTTCATCTGCTTGGTCTTCGCGTCGACGTAGGAGACCTGGTTGCGGCCGATCTTGAAGGTGACCGTCTTCTCCTGGACGCCGTAGACGCCCTTGGCGCCCTCGACGCCGTCCAGGGCCAGCTTCAGGGTGACGGTCGAGCCCTCCTGCCAGTACTCGTCGGGCCGGCAGTCCATGCGGGTGTCGTTGAA
The DNA window shown above is from Streptomyces chartreusis and carries:
- a CDS encoding ABC transporter ATP-binding protein translates to MYELRNVTKRYTRGKETINALDGVDLTIADGDRLVIQGPTGGGKSTLLQMLGGLDRPTSGEVVLDGTDLAKLPEARLTRVRSESIGFVFQSFNLIPTLTAQENVETALVPLGIKAKDRREKAAEALKSVGLGERLTHLPSEMSGGQQQRVAIARALVKEPKVLLADEPTGNLDESMRDEIMDVLERMWKELGLTFIMVTHDSAIAKKAPRLATIRKGRISVKENAGA
- a CDS encoding ABC transporter permease — protein: MFFTYLRRELRRRRKAALVVASGLALGIALVIVVNSVSSGMSKAQDKVLESLYGLGTDMTVTKAAEPAASSSERPRFQFDAQADGEDEEQSTDRVMVQGFQTLSSSTVTEVGSQSGVSDAVGGLSLQVIKVSGQFTRGQFQQDQSGGGQQGGPGGGGTGQPQGEVRGGGADFDVNNYSVYGADVTKPALGPLTSSKITSGRTFKSTETNAKVVVADTSYAKEKKLKVGSTVTVKGTKFKVIGIATPDSGDAAANLYIPLKQAQTLADAKNKVTTIYVKATDSQRIDSVKSAIQKNISGTTVTTSADLADTVSGSLSTASSLATSVGKWLSIAVLVAAFLVAGLLTSSAVSRRVREFGTLKALGWKSGRVTRQVVGEAIVNGLLGGALGIAVGLAGAYAVTAISPTLEAQLGGGGGGGTGGGPGGGGFGGGPMRQTASSTLDVALTAPVSLTTVALAVGLAVAGGLIAGAFGGWRASRLRPADALRRVE
- a CDS encoding L,D-transpeptidase — encoded protein: MTNSRRRKGLTVASALLGGVLALSACSSGGDASASDDDTSQSKVDEAAAKKTSEAQIKITPEDGSDNASINSSAVTVSKGSLTEVKMTTADGAAVEGQISADKTSWKPSAQLDRSTTYKVAVTAKDSKGLEAHENASFTTVSPSNSFLGYFTPEDGSTVGVGMPVSINFDKSISNKAAVQKGVTVTSTSGQEVACHWFNDTRMDCRPDEYWQEGSTVTLKLALDGVEGAKGVYGVQEKTVTFKIGRNQVSYVDAKTKQMKVTQDGKTVKTIPISAGSPENKTYQGVMVMSEKFKETRMNGATVGFTDDDGKGEYDIKDVPHAIRLSSSGTFIHGNYWGAKSIFGSVNTSHGCVGLSDTKGANDKGTAGYWFFNNSIVGDVVVVKNTGDKTIAPDNGLNGWNMDWAQWKAGSAV